The following are from one region of the Moritella sp. 24 genome:
- a CDS encoding methyl-accepting chemotaxis protein — protein MFNFFNSNKVPLGQTLISETDLAALQSKAQLLDRLQDSGALAMAQEITQNAHRVNKSSASRLNNIEQNFDLIQGFMDQSKGIENLSNDSFHSAQSTANISQTGIQQLEELTGNITGSAQYIAEFTVLLANLDENNKNIGQLVDSIKGIADQTNLLALNAAIEAARAGEHGRGFAVVADEVRALANTANQSADQIQGEMKKIMDISAAIIDKQKQVTSIIDDSVDIATVTMQSLQELVSQANSSSSLVEQTITQVQQQLSHSDNIRHGMEALISDTREALDGSSNNVNLGEQLVTKLRL, from the coding sequence ATGTTTAATTTTTTCAACTCGAATAAAGTCCCTCTTGGACAAACTCTGATTTCAGAAACAGACTTAGCAGCGCTGCAAAGTAAAGCACAGCTTTTAGACCGACTACAAGATAGTGGCGCATTAGCAATGGCTCAAGAAATAACTCAAAACGCACATAGAGTGAATAAGTCATCAGCAAGTCGCCTTAATAACATTGAACAAAACTTCGATTTAATTCAAGGTTTTATGGATCAATCAAAAGGTATCGAAAACCTTTCTAATGACTCTTTTCATTCAGCGCAAAGTACAGCGAACATATCTCAAACAGGTATACAGCAACTTGAAGAATTAACGGGTAACATTACTGGTTCAGCACAATATATTGCAGAATTTACAGTACTGTTAGCAAACCTAGACGAAAACAATAAAAATATTGGTCAATTAGTTGACTCTATTAAAGGGATTGCCGACCAAACTAACCTACTTGCACTGAATGCGGCAATTGAAGCTGCGCGTGCGGGTGAACATGGCCGTGGTTTTGCCGTAGTTGCCGATGAAGTTCGTGCACTTGCGAATACAGCAAATCAATCAGCTGATCAGATCCAAGGTGAAATGAAAAAAATCATGGATATTTCTGCCGCTATCATTGATAAGCAAAAACAAGTAACCAGTATTATTGATGACAGTGTTGATATTGCGACAGTGACAATGCAGAGCCTACAAGAATTAGTATCACAAGCAAATTCGAGTTCAAGCTTAGTTGAACAAACAATCACGCAAGTTCAGCAGCAGCTAAGCCACTCCGACAATATTCGTCATGGTATGGAAGCATTAATTAGCGATACTCGTGAGGCCTTAGATGGTTCGTCAAATAACGTAAACCTTGGCGAACAACTTGTGACTAAATTACGTTTATAA
- a CDS encoding Gfo/Idh/MocA family protein → MKIAVIGLGSIAEKAHLQVLTQLENVELVFCTRNLEKLKQLADKYRITDYYTHYQDVLKSSVDAVMIHSATSSHFEIASFFLNHGIPVFVDKPLASTYAHCEQLHNLAEQKGTPLFMGFNRRYIPLYKQYIPTLSGTDNIDNPLLSLRWEKNRLNLAGDIRTFIFDDFIHPIDSVNIHASVQADDLHIMAQFDKQGLVSNQLARIDVQWQQHNAIFHASMNRLNGATNETVSVHYHNQNYRFDSFVEGTHWQDDVERKVKLADWTHMLTSKGFNGMTDHWLSVIKSGKQELTYTQRNLHSHFLAEFIAQKIS, encoded by the coding sequence ATGAAAATAGCAGTTATAGGATTAGGGTCTATCGCTGAAAAAGCGCACTTACAGGTACTTACTCAGCTTGAAAATGTTGAGTTGGTTTTTTGTACTCGTAACCTAGAAAAACTAAAGCAGTTAGCGGATAAATATCGTATTACTGATTACTATACGCATTACCAAGACGTATTAAAGTCTTCTGTGGATGCGGTGATGATACACAGCGCGACGTCTTCTCACTTTGAGATTGCAAGTTTCTTTCTAAATCACGGGATTCCAGTATTTGTAGATAAGCCTCTCGCGTCAACATATGCTCATTGTGAACAACTTCATAACCTTGCAGAGCAGAAGGGTACCCCTTTGTTTATGGGATTTAATCGACGGTATATTCCGCTTTATAAGCAATATATACCTACGTTATCTGGCACGGATAATATTGATAATCCGTTACTGTCTCTTCGTTGGGAGAAAAACCGCCTTAACTTAGCAGGGGATATTCGCACGTTTATCTTTGACGATTTTATACACCCTATTGATAGCGTAAACATTCACGCTTCAGTTCAAGCTGATGACCTACACATAATGGCGCAGTTCGATAAACAAGGTCTGGTTTCAAATCAGTTAGCGCGTATTGATGTGCAATGGCAGCAGCACAATGCTATTTTTCATGCATCAATGAATAGGCTTAATGGTGCAACTAATGAGACTGTTTCCGTTCATTATCATAACCAGAATTACAGGTTTGACTCTTTTGTTGAAGGGACTCATTGGCAAGATGATGTTGAGCGTAAAGTAAAGCTCGCTGATTGGACGCACATGCTGACAAGTAAAGGTTTTAATGGCATGACTGATCACTGGTTGTCTGTTATTAAATCAGGTAAGCAAGAGCTGACTTATACTCAGCGTAATTTACATTCTCATTTCTTAGCTGAGTTTATTGCTCAAAAAATCAGTTAA
- a CDS encoding sugar O-acetyltransferase yields the protein MTELDKMLNGDLHLAFDAELTAMRGRAKDLCFKLNQTNDKSEREIIIKALLSSTSAHLESPFNCDYGIHISVGADFYANHGCTILDGAKVTIGDNCLLAPHVVISTVNHPLDVDLRVKGYEIAKPITIGHNVWLGANVTVLGGVNIGDNVVVGAGSVVTKNLPNNTVCLGSPAKPVKEI from the coding sequence GTGACGGAATTAGATAAAATGCTTAATGGTGATCTTCACTTAGCTTTTGATGCTGAACTGACGGCCATGAGAGGGCGTGCTAAAGACCTCTGCTTTAAGCTCAATCAGACTAACGATAAGTCTGAACGTGAAATCATTATTAAGGCGCTACTTAGTTCAACAAGCGCGCACCTTGAAAGCCCGTTCAATTGTGATTACGGAATACACATAAGCGTGGGAGCAGATTTTTATGCTAATCACGGCTGCACGATATTAGATGGCGCAAAAGTAACGATTGGTGATAACTGTCTTCTTGCTCCTCACGTTGTGATAAGCACGGTTAACCACCCGTTAGATGTTGATTTAAGAGTAAAAGGCTATGAGATTGCCAAGCCCATTACGATCGGTCATAACGTTTGGTTGGGTGCAAATGTAACCGTGCTTGGCGGTGTTAACATTGGAGATAACGTCGTGGTTGGTGCGGGTTCTGTCGTGACTAAAAACTTACCGAATAACACGGTTTGCTTGGGTTCGCCTGCTAAACCAGTGAAAGAGATATAG
- a CDS encoding MarR family winged helix-turn-helix transcriptional regulator produces MSKMNEETMLHLDNQVCFALYSATNAMVRAYRPLLKQLDLTYPQYLAMLVFWQQDEISVKILGEQLHLDSGTLTPLLKRLELKGLIRRDRSKEDERARILCLTEAGLTLKEQAKDIPINMFCQAGLPKEELLMMKASCEALLNNLTE; encoded by the coding sequence ATGTCAAAAATGAATGAAGAGACGATGTTACACTTAGATAATCAGGTTTGTTTTGCTTTGTATAGCGCCACTAACGCGATGGTTCGAGCATATAGGCCATTGTTAAAACAGCTTGATCTTACTTATCCGCAGTATTTAGCGATGTTGGTTTTTTGGCAGCAAGATGAAATTAGTGTGAAAATTTTGGGTGAACAATTGCACCTAGATTCAGGTACATTAACACCCTTGCTAAAACGATTAGAGTTGAAAGGATTAATTCGTCGAGATCGCAGTAAAGAAGATGAGCGTGCGCGTATATTATGTTTAACAGAGGCAGGATTGACGCTTAAAGAACAAGCGAAAGACATTCCAATTAATATGTTTTGTCAGGCGGGCTTACCGAAAGAAGAGCTGTTAATGATGAAAGCAAGCTGTGAAGCATTATTGAATAATTTAACGGAATAA
- a CDS encoding MGMT family protein gives MDSFAQQVFALVYQVPEGKVATYGDIAKLAGMSRHARQVGKVLSRLPADSKLPWYRIVNAKGQISLQGERGDYQKQRLMAEGISISEQGTISLKIYRMV, from the coding sequence ATGGACAGTTTTGCACAACAGGTTTTTGCTCTCGTATATCAAGTGCCTGAAGGCAAGGTTGCAACTTACGGAGATATAGCAAAATTAGCTGGTATGTCTCGCCATGCTCGTCAGGTTGGTAAAGTGCTTAGTCGCTTACCAGCCGACAGTAAGCTGCCTTGGTATCGTATTGTTAATGCGAAAGGTCAGATATCCCTTCAAGGTGAGCGCGGTGACTATCAAAAACAACGCTTAATGGCAGAAGGGATTTCGATATCAGAACAAGGGACAATCTCACTCAAAATCTATCGTATGGTATAA
- the yccX gene encoding acylphosphatase → MSQQGSQIIVHGKVQMVGFRYATVKQALQLGLTGHAINLVNGDVEVQVFGEKNERDKLILWLREGPDTAQVDALEITTIDYQPIQDFTQG, encoded by the coding sequence ATGTCACAGCAAGGTAGTCAGATAATTGTGCATGGTAAAGTTCAGATGGTGGGCTTCCGTTATGCGACTGTAAAGCAAGCGCTGCAATTAGGGTTAACAGGGCATGCAATTAATCTGGTCAATGGTGATGTGGAAGTGCAGGTATTTGGTGAAAAGAATGAACGAGATAAGTTAATCTTATGGCTACGTGAAGGCCCTGATACTGCACAGGTTGACGCACTCGAAATCACTACGATTGATTACCAACCAATACAAGATTTTACACAAGGGTAA